In Diachasmimorpha longicaudata isolate KC_UGA_2023 chromosome 7, iyDiaLong2, whole genome shotgun sequence, the following proteins share a genomic window:
- the LOC135164871 gene encoding uncharacterized protein LOC135164871 isoform X2, giving the protein MKIQEIGEIKEPPGSPLILEIDNQHWKSNTNGPKYLGLIFQEAVEAVVLGNCCCIHLDHEKAVIRLTIAQSVHLGGIILQQLIPLSSDFSE; this is encoded by the exons ATG AAAATCCAGGAGATTGGCGAGATTAAAGAGCCTCCAGGATCTCCTCTAATTCTGGAAATAGACAATCAACACTGGAAGTCAAATACCAATGGACCTAAATATCTTGGACTAAT ATTTCAGGAAGCGGTGGAAGCTGTTGTACTCGGAAATTGTTGCTGTATACACCTAGATCATGAGAAGGCTGTGATAAGGTTAACGATCGCTCAGAGTGTCCACTTGGGTGGAATAATTTTACAGCAGTTGATACCATTATCCAGTGACTTCAGCGAGTAA
- the LOC135164871 gene encoding uncharacterized protein LOC135164871 isoform X1: MKQYSPGCVHQKIQEIGEIKEPPGSPLILEIDNQHWKSNTNGPKYLGLIFQEAVEAVVLGNCCCIHLDHEKAVIRLTIAQSVHLGGIILQQLIPLSSDFSE, from the exons ATGAAACAGTACTCCCCCGGTTGTGTTCATCAGAAAATCCAGGAGATTGGCGAGATTAAAGAGCCTCCAGGATCTCCTCTAATTCTGGAAATAGACAATCAACACTGGAAGTCAAATACCAATGGACCTAAATATCTTGGACTAAT ATTTCAGGAAGCGGTGGAAGCTGTTGTACTCGGAAATTGTTGCTGTATACACCTAGATCATGAGAAGGCTGTGATAAGGTTAACGATCGCTCAGAGTGTCCACTTGGGTGGAATAATTTTACAGCAGTTGATACCATTATCCAGTGACTTCAGCGAGTAA
- the LOC135164866 gene encoding uncharacterized protein LOC135164866 isoform X2, translating to MTNLILILSTTSNPQFFLVNIMKPTTCCIVLLLFFTESLVTACRLTIDDFKGQFDKDDVDQVTLTAPVNGPWVTVTLQNGTIVEPEQVGRLCHDGKGDTSKFAIMAELLRRAAGIDDCDQLEAGKPYRRSEDFETDCGELEKYVPEDSFNIVVLRGVIRDPPAGYVIDSKEEWVQLSNEVEYDAAHYLIYITLSLESS from the exons ATGACAAACTTAATATTGATACTGTCCACAACtagtaaccctcaattttttctcgtga ACATCATGAAACCTACCACTTGCTGCATCGTCTTGCTCTTATTCTTCACGGAGTCTTTG GTGACTGCATGCCGTCTAACAATCGACGATTTCAAGG GCCAGTTCGACAAAGATGATGTAGATCAGGTTACTCTCACAGCACCGGTGAATGGTCCGTGG GTAACAGTAACATTGCAAAATGGAACTATAGTAGAGCCGGAACAAGTAGGTAGACTCTGCCACGACGGTAAAGGCGATACAAGTAAATTCGCAATAATGGCTGAGCTGCTCCGGAGAGCAGCGGGTATCGATGATTGTGACCAGTTGGAAGCG GGCAAACCTTACAGGCGCAGTGAAGACTTTGAAACGGATTGTGGTGAACTCGAGAAGTATGTTCCTGAGGATTCATTTAATATAGTTGTCCTTAGAGGTGTAATTCGAGATCCTCCGGCGGGATACGTCATAGATTCAAAGGAGGAATGGGTGCAGCTGAGCAATGAAGTTGAATACGACGCTGCGCATTATCTCATCTATATCACACTATCTTTGGAGTCCTCATAA
- the LOC135164866 gene encoding uncharacterized protein LOC135164866 isoform X1, with amino-acid sequence MTNLILILSTTSNPQFFLLDIMKPTTCCIVLLLFFTESLVTACRLTIDDFKGQFDKDDVDQVTLTAPVNGPWVTVTLQNGTIVEPEQVGRLCHDGKGDTSKFAIMAELLRRAAGIDDCDQLEAGKPYRRSEDFETDCGELEKYVPEDSFNIVVLRGVIRDPPAGYVIDSKEEWVQLSNEVEYDAAHYLIYITLSLESS; translated from the exons ATGACAAACTTAATATTGATACTGTCCACAACtagtaaccctcaattttttctc CTAGACATCATGAAACCTACCACTTGCTGCATCGTCTTGCTCTTATTCTTCACGGAGTCTTTG GTGACTGCATGCCGTCTAACAATCGACGATTTCAAGG GCCAGTTCGACAAAGATGATGTAGATCAGGTTACTCTCACAGCACCGGTGAATGGTCCGTGG GTAACAGTAACATTGCAAAATGGAACTATAGTAGAGCCGGAACAAGTAGGTAGACTCTGCCACGACGGTAAAGGCGATACAAGTAAATTCGCAATAATGGCTGAGCTGCTCCGGAGAGCAGCGGGTATCGATGATTGTGACCAGTTGGAAGCG GGCAAACCTTACAGGCGCAGTGAAGACTTTGAAACGGATTGTGGTGAACTCGAGAAGTATGTTCCTGAGGATTCATTTAATATAGTTGTCCTTAGAGGTGTAATTCGAGATCCTCCGGCGGGATACGTCATAGATTCAAAGGAGGAATGGGTGCAGCTGAGCAATGAAGTTGAATACGACGCTGCGCATTATCTCATCTATATCACACTATCTTTGGAGTCCTCATAA
- the LOC135164866 gene encoding uncharacterized protein LOC135164866 isoform X4 produces MTNLILILSTTSNPQFFLVTACRLTIDDFKGQFDKDDVDQVTLTAPVNGPWVTVTLQNGTIVEPEQVGRLCHDGKGDTSKFAIMAELLRRAAGIDDCDQLEAGKPYRRSEDFETDCGELEKYVPEDSFNIVVLRGVIRDPPAGYVIDSKEEWVQLSNEVEYDAAHYLIYITLSLESS; encoded by the exons ATGACAAACTTAATATTGATACTGTCCACAACtagtaaccctcaattttttctc GTGACTGCATGCCGTCTAACAATCGACGATTTCAAGG GCCAGTTCGACAAAGATGATGTAGATCAGGTTACTCTCACAGCACCGGTGAATGGTCCGTGG GTAACAGTAACATTGCAAAATGGAACTATAGTAGAGCCGGAACAAGTAGGTAGACTCTGCCACGACGGTAAAGGCGATACAAGTAAATTCGCAATAATGGCTGAGCTGCTCCGGAGAGCAGCGGGTATCGATGATTGTGACCAGTTGGAAGCG GGCAAACCTTACAGGCGCAGTGAAGACTTTGAAACGGATTGTGGTGAACTCGAGAAGTATGTTCCTGAGGATTCATTTAATATAGTTGTCCTTAGAGGTGTAATTCGAGATCCTCCGGCGGGATACGTCATAGATTCAAAGGAGGAATGGGTGCAGCTGAGCAATGAAGTTGAATACGACGCTGCGCATTATCTCATCTATATCACACTATCTTTGGAGTCCTCATAA
- the LOC135164866 gene encoding uncharacterized protein LOC135164866 isoform X3, with protein MKPTTCCIVLLLFFTESLVTACRLTIDDFKGQFDKDDVDQVTLTAPVNGPWVTVTLQNGTIVEPEQVGRLCHDGKGDTSKFAIMAELLRRAAGIDDCDQLEAGKPYRRSEDFETDCGELEKYVPEDSFNIVVLRGVIRDPPAGYVIDSKEEWVQLSNEVEYDAAHYLIYITLSLESS; from the exons ATGAAACCTACCACTTGCTGCATCGTCTTGCTCTTATTCTTCACGGAGTCTTTG GTGACTGCATGCCGTCTAACAATCGACGATTTCAAGG GCCAGTTCGACAAAGATGATGTAGATCAGGTTACTCTCACAGCACCGGTGAATGGTCCGTGG GTAACAGTAACATTGCAAAATGGAACTATAGTAGAGCCGGAACAAGTAGGTAGACTCTGCCACGACGGTAAAGGCGATACAAGTAAATTCGCAATAATGGCTGAGCTGCTCCGGAGAGCAGCGGGTATCGATGATTGTGACCAGTTGGAAGCG GGCAAACCTTACAGGCGCAGTGAAGACTTTGAAACGGATTGTGGTGAACTCGAGAAGTATGTTCCTGAGGATTCATTTAATATAGTTGTCCTTAGAGGTGTAATTCGAGATCCTCCGGCGGGATACGTCATAGATTCAAAGGAGGAATGGGTGCAGCTGAGCAATGAAGTTGAATACGACGCTGCGCATTATCTCATCTATATCACACTATCTTTGGAGTCCTCATAA